From the Niveibacterium microcysteis genome, the window GTCGAAGGTGGCGATACGTGTTTTGAGCAGGTCGCGAAAAGCCAGCGCGCGTTCGCTGTGCAACCGATGGCGCGCTTGTTGTGCGACGTCCTGCAGCCCCGCCAGCGCAATCTGCGCCTGTTGCAGCCAGCGGGCAACCGCGGCCCAGGCCTCCGGCGCCAGGCCGCGCGGCTCGATCAGCCAGCGCTGCGCCGCGACCAGCAACGCCTGCAGCCCGTAGACATGGCCCTCCGCCGCAAGCACGTCGCGCGCAACGGTCTGCACCGCCGCCAGCAGCGGCTGAAAGTCCTGTTCCGCCAAGGCTCTCGCGAGGCCCTGCTCGACCAGAAGGCTCGCTGCCCGATAGTTGGCCTCGTGCTCAGGCGCCACCGCCAGTTCTTCCAGCATGCCGGCAAGCCGCACATCCAGTTGCGCAGCGAAGGTCTCCGGTCGGGCGTAGAAGCCACCGCAGCCACAGGATTGCCGGCGCACCAGCCGTGTCGGCACACGCGTCAGCGGCGTGACCTCCGCGCCGCCGATCCGCTCGATCAGTTGCGCGACGGATGCGCGCGCCAGCGCATAGTGCGACTGGTTGATGGTCGTCAGCCCCACGCCAAGGCGGCCCGCGGCGAGGATGTCGTCGAAACCGCCGAAACGAAGCTGCTGCGGCACATGCAGGCCATGATCCACCGCGCAGGCCATCGCCCCCAAGGCCATGTCGTCATTCGCGGCGACCACCGCATCAACCGTAGCGCCGCGCTCCAGCAGTGCACTCATCGCTGCGCGCCCGCTCGCCTGCGTGAAGTTGCCCTGCAACAACAGATCGGGATCGACCTCGATCCCCGCATCCGTGCAAGCGTCACGCCAAGCAGCCAGTCGTGCCTCGGCCTCCGCTTGCCCTGCCGGGCCGGCAATCATCGCAATGCGGCGGCAGCCATGCTCCTCGATCAGGTGCGACATCAGCGCACGGAATCCACCGTGGTTGTCGTTGACGACGCTGGGCACGACCTGCGACGCAAACCCCAGGCAAAGCGTCGGCACCTTGGGCAGAGTGGCGAGGAAGTTGTCGAGCTGCGTTGCGTTCAAGTGGTACTGCAAGGTGGTGCCGATCACCAGCAGGCCGTCGAAGGCCGTGGCGTCAGGCAAGCGGAATACCAGATTGAACTGCCGGTCGAATTCGGCCGACGCCGCCGGCGGATGCCCCGGCAGGAAGACCGTGCGCGCGCCGCGCAGGCGCGCCTCGTCGATGATGCCGGCAACCAGACGCAGCGCAACAGCGGTATCAATATCAGCCGCGAGAATGCCCAGCGTGAGCGGACGCTGTCGGGGGGTGGGGGCTTGTGCGTTCACGGGGCTATCAACGGCCGCAAAGTGGGGGGCTTGAAGTCATGGGCGCTCATCGCCTGCGCCACCCAGCAAGGCGGCACGCACGGTTGGCCACTGGCGGCGGCTGACTGCGAGCTTTTCGTCGAGGCCGTTGATCTTCACCAGCCAGTGCTCGGCGGCTTCGTCGCGCTCGAATCCAGCGACAGCCGCCCGCGCGATCAAGCAGTTGCGGTGGATGCGCACGAAGCGCTCCGGGAATTCCTGTTCCAGCTGCACCAGCGATTCGTCGAGCAGGTACTCGCGCTCGACGGTGCGCGCGGTGACGTATTTGAGTTCGGCCTTGAGGAACAGCACATCGGTTACAGGAATGAGCGCAATCCGGCCGCGCTCGCTCACCGAGAAATGCCGTCGCGGTTCGGCGATGCGATCAAGTGCCTCACGCGCCACCGGCAGGCTTGCACGCACTTTCGCCAGCGCCGCCTCAAGCCGCTGCGCCCTCACCGGTTTGAGCAGGTAGTCGATCGCATTCAGATCGAAGGCGCTGACCGCGTATTGGTCGTAGGCGGTGACGAACACGATGCGCGGCGGCGACGCGAGCCTTGCCACGTGCTGCGCGAGTTCGATGCCGTCCATCCCCGGCATGCGGATATCCACCAGCAGCAGGTCAACCTGTTGCGCCGTGAGGAATCTCAGTGCCTCGTGCCCGTTGGCGGCCATGCCGACAATACGGGTGGGCTGCGTCGCGGCGACGTCACCCAGCAAATCCCGCAGGCGCTCGCGTGCAGGCGCCTCGTCATCCACGATCAGCACGTTCAGCACCGCCAGCACTTCCTGCCCGCTCATGCCCGCCCCTCCCTGCGCAAAGGCAGACAGATGCGGACGCGGTAACGGCCATCCTTCACGCCACTGTCCATCTGCGCCTCGATATCGAAAAACAGCATCAATCGCTCCCGGATGTTGGCCTGAGCCATGCGATTACCTTGTTGTTGACGAGTCTCCGCCTGAACAGGGTTATCTACCTCGATCACGAGTTCCCGCCCGCGTTGCGCGATGCGCACTTGGATCTCGCCGGGCGTCGGGGACGGCTCAATGCCGTGATACACCGCGTTCTCGATCAGCGGCTGCAGCATCAGCGGCGGCACCTTGGCATCAAGTGGGCAATGCCGCAGATCCCACACCACTTTGAGGCGATCCCCCAGCCGCAGCCGTTCGAGGTCGAGGTAGCGATTCGCCAGTTCGATCTCATCGCCCACCGTCACGAGATCACGGTTCTCGCGCATCAGGCTGCGGAACAAATCCGCCAGCGACTCCAGCGCTTGCTCAGCACGGCGCGGATCGGACCGCATCACACCCAGCACCCCGTTGAGGCTGTTGAAAAAGAAGTGCGGCCGGATGCGCGCGTTCAACGCCAGCACGCGCGCCTCGGACAGCGCAGGTGTCGCCAGCGCCGCGCGCCAGTGGAAGTACGCCATCAACAGCGCGCCACTGCCGGCCGCCCAGAGGCTCCAGCGCCACAGATCGGCACGTTCGGCGAGCGACGAAAGCAGCGGAAAGGTCGCCAGCACCGATACAACGCCGACCGCGACGAGCAACATAGTCGCCTTGCGATAGGTCTGCGACGCAATCACTGGCGCCAGCATGTAGGCCAGCAAGAGCCCCAGCATCAGCGGCAATTCCAGCAGGCCCGCCATCGCCAACGCCTCGCGCATCAGCGCATCGCCGGGCACGCCGCGCAACGCCACCGTCACCAGCCCCATCAGGTTGACGCCCAGCAGGCCGCGCAACATCACACCGAGGTTGCGAAAATCAGGCGGCGCCACTGCGTTACCGCGTGTCGCCGGGCCGGACTGCTTGGGCTTTTGCCGTATACTTGCCATCGTGTCCCGCGGCGCGCCGCCGCACTTTTCCCCGCCTGAGCCGCGCCACTTCCCAGCGCCGCACGGGTGCTCATGGATTCCCGCGATTATGACAGAGCGTTCACAACCCTCGCACGCCGAAACCGGCGATGCCAAGGCCTGGTCTGGCCGATTCAACGAACCGGTGTCGGATCTCGTCAAGCGATTCACCGCATCGGTGTTCTTCGACTGCCGCATGGCCGAGCAGGACATCCGTGGTTCGCTCGCGCACGCGAAGATGCTCGCCAAGCAAAACATCATCGGCGCGCAGGACCTCGCCGACATCGAGCGTGGCATGGCGCAGATCCTCGACGAGATCGCCGCCGGCAAGTTCGAATGGAGCCTTGATCTCGAAGACGTTCACCTGAACATCGAGCGCCGCCTGACCACGCTGGTCGGTGACGCCGGCAAGCGACTGCACACCGGCCGTTCGCGCAACGACCAGGTGGCCACCGACATCCGCCTGTGGCTGCGCGACGCGGTCGACCAGGCCATCGAACTGCTCGGCAACTTCCAGCGCGCGCTGTGTGATCTGGCCGAACAGCACGCCGCAACACCGATGCCCGGCTTTACGCACCTGCAAGTGGCGCAGCCAGTGACCTTCGGCCACCACCTGATGGCCTACGTCGAAATGGCGCGCCGCGACGCCGAACGCCTGGTCGACGCCCGCCGCCGCGTCAACCGTCTGCCGTTGGGCGCCTCGGCGCTGGCCGGCACCAGCTACCCGATCGACCGCGAATTCGTCGCACGCGAGCTGGGCTTCGAGGCCGTCTGCGAGAACTCGCTCGACGCCGTGTCCGACCGCGATTTCGCAATCGAATTCACCGCCGCCGCCGCACTGGTGATGACCCACCTGTCGCGCCTGTCGGAAGAATTGATCCTGTGGATGAGCCCGCGCGTGGGCTTCATCGATCTGGCCGACCGCTTCTGCACCGGCAGCTCGATCATGCCGCAGAAGAAGAACCCGGACGTCCCCGAACTCGTGCGCGGCAAGACCGGCCGCGTAAATGGCCACCTCGTCGGCCTGCTGACCCTGATGAAGGGCCAACCGCTGGCCTACAACAAGGACAACCAGGAAGACAAGGAGCCGCTGTTCGACACCGCCGACACGCTGATCGACAGCCTGCGCATCTTCACCGACATGGTCTCAGGCATCCGGGTGAAGGCCGACGCGATGCGCGACGCACTCAAGCAAGGCTTTGCCACCGCCACGGAACTGGCCGACTACCTTGTCAAGCGCGGCCTGCCCTTCCGCGACGCGCACGAAGCCGTCGCCCGTGCGGTGCGCGAAGCCGAAACCCGCGGCTGCGATCTGCCCGATCTGCCGCTCGACGTGCTGCGCAGCTTCTCGAACCTGGTTGCAGAGGACGTCTACCAAGTGCTGACAGTCGAAGGTGCGCTGGCCGGCCGCAACCACATCGGCGGCACCGCCCCCGAGCAGGTTCGCGCCGCGATCGCCCGCGCGCGTAACCGCCTGGGCTGACCCGCATGGAGGCCTCGCTCGCCGCGGCTGTCGAAGAGGCTGCACGCGGCGCGCTCGGCACGGCGTTCCGCGTCACGAGCGCCGAACCCGCCTCCGGCGGCACACATCGGAATTGGATCGTCGGGAGCGCGGCGCGGCGCGTCTTCGTGAAGACCGGCGCAGCGACGAACCTTGCGCTGTTTGATGCTGAGGTCGATGCGCTCTCCGCCATCGCCGCGACGGGCGCGATCCGCACGCCGGCGATAGTGGCCAGTGGCGCGAGCGAAGCGCATGCATTCCTGATTCTCGAACACCTGCCGCTGCGCCCAATGCAAGCAGCCGACGCCCCTCGCTGCGCAGCGGCACTGGCGCAGCTACACAGCACCGTCGGCGAACATTACGGCTGGCGGCGCAACAACTTCATCGGCCAATCGCCGCAAGACAATTCACCACGCGCCGACTGGCCCGCATTTTTTGCACACCAGCGCCTTGCGCCGCAGTTCGCCGAAGCCGCGCGACGCGGTTACCGTGGCGACCTTCAGAACCACGGCGAACGCATCATCGACAAGATCGGCGCATTCTTTCTGGAGCGCCGCCCCGAACCGGCACTGCTGCATGGCGACCTCTGGGCCGGCAACATCGCGGTAACCGCAGAGGGAGAGCCGGTCGTTTTCGACCCTGCGACCTACTTCGGCGATCGAGAAGCCGATTTTGCAATGAGCGAACTCTTCGGCGGCCTGCCCGAGCGCTTCTACCTCTCCTACATGCAAGCCGCGCCGCTCGCCGAGGGCTACCCGCAACGACGCACGCTCTACAACCTCTATCACATGCTCAACCACCTCAACCTGTTCGGCGCGAGCTACTTGCGCCAGGCTGAGCGCATGGCGCGCGAACTGTCGGAATACCTGCGACGCTGAGTAAGGAATCGTCGGCGCATTTGACATCCTGCCGCTCCCGCTCACGGCCCGCACCACACCAGCAACGCAACGCACTGTTTTTTATTGGTTTTTTATTGAATCGCCGCCAAGCACGTTTCTTGCATGGTTAGCTGCAACCCATTGCATCCTGCTGTCAGGCCGTGACCAATTTGCACGAATTGGCAGTGAGTGCCTGACAGAATGCAACATGACCTCCAGGATCGAGACCATGTCGAACCACGAAAACATGCCTAGCGCTGACCATCCCGCCCAGTCACCCGACCGTGCAGAATCGGGCGTATCTGAAGCACGGCGCCGGTTGCTGGTACGCGGCGGCATGGCCACCGGCCCGATCATCCTGACGCTGACCAGCCGGCCCGTCCTTGGCGGCCTGAACCCGGGTGAGTGCATTTCGCCCTCGCAAACGCTCTCGGGCGCGCTGAGTCACCGCGGCACCAAAGTCGGAACCTGTAACGGGCGCTCGCCCGGTTACTGGAAGAACTGCAGCGCCGGCAACTGGCCGATTCCGCAATCGACGCCCTTCCACTCGATCTTCGTTGTCGGCACGATTGCCGGCAGCCGCCTGTTCAATCCAGACGGCTCGATGATGACGATGCTTCAGGTGCTCAATCTGCTGGGCTATGAAGATCCGTACAAGGTCGCGTTCCACTGCATCGGCGCCTACCTGAACATCCTCAAGGGCCTGATCGATCCGAAGGCACTCACCGCCGAAGGCGTGATCGCAATCTGGCGCGAATGGGCGCTCAACGGCAAGTACGTGCCCTATGCTGGCGCGACGCCGTGGACCGGCACCGACATCGTCAATTACCTCAAGAACAACTACATCTCGCCGTAAGCGCGGGCCCCGCATGCAGGACGCCAGTCCACGTTGGGTCAGTCACCACTGGCCCGACGGTTCCGTTTTCTACGATCGCCAGACCGGCGCGACGCACGCGCTGTCGCCGCTCGCCGCGGAAGTGCTCGCCTTGCCAGCCGCCGCGCGCTACGATGCGGCGCAGGCAGCGGACGCCATCGCCGGTTTGCTATCGCTGCCGTGCTCGCCTGAACTCACCGACAACGTGTCTCAGGCACTTGACCAACTCCGCCGCATCGAACTGATTTGATCGCTACGCTCCGCGTTACAGACCTGAACGAAGCAGATCTGTCGGCGCGCCTGTCCGGCGACGGTCTCTGGCTCACCAGCGGCCCCCTGACACTGCACATCCGCAGCCGCGAGCCGGTCGTGTGCAAAGCCGTGCAGACGCTTTACGCTGATCACGCGCTGGCGCCAAACGACTTTGCAGATTTCCATGTGCAGGTGGGTCGCGTCTCCGGACTCCGCGCCTGGATACGGCCGCAGGTTCAGTTTCACCTTGACGGCCGCACACCGTTCAAACCGCTGCCACACGCGCAGAGCTTTGCGATGCTCGAGTGGGGCATCAACTGGTGCATCGCAACCTATTGCCACCAGTTTCTGGTGATCCACGCTGCGGTCGTGGAACGCAACGGCTTGGCCGCCATCCTTCCAGCCCCCCCGGGCTCTGGCAAAAGCACGCTGACCGCTGCGCTGATCCAACGCGGCTGGCG encodes:
- a CDS encoding GGDEF domain-containing protein; the protein is MNAQAPTPRQRPLTLGILAADIDTAVALRLVAGIIDEARLRGARTVFLPGHPPAASAEFDRQFNLVFRLPDATAFDGLLVIGTTLQYHLNATQLDNFLATLPKVPTLCLGFASQVVPSVVNDNHGGFRALMSHLIEEHGCRRIAMIAGPAGQAEAEARLAAWRDACTDAGIEVDPDLLLQGNFTQASGRAAMSALLERGATVDAVVAANDDMALGAMACAVDHGLHVPQQLRFGGFDDILAAGRLGVGLTTINQSHYALARASVAQLIERIGGAEVTPLTRVPTRLVRRQSCGCGGFYARPETFAAQLDVRLAGMLEELAVAPEHEANYRAASLLVEQGLARALAEQDFQPLLAAVQTVARDVLAAEGHVYGLQALLVAAQRWLIEPRGLAPEAWAAVARWLQQAQIALAGLQDVAQQARHRLHSERALAFRDLLKTRIATFDLQKLLEHLSEALADLSLDTCCIALYSGEARISSLDDFDLPGEARLLYAFIGGRERPSLNGERFRTHDVLPADAWALAADSTSLIVYPVFHGAEHFGFIVFSVDPVAGGPWETIRDEVSSALKASLLVSELAAARDALRSDLAQARQGQRELADIAHRDELTGLLNRRGFLAEARLRADMLSADGLATAVIFADLDGLKPINDRHGHAAGDVAIRQAGEVLRRGFRSADLIGRIGGDEFVVLTANADPDALSAMRERIYRLFERASQDLPFPLACSLGYVVSPPGVPVSLEDLLARADSVLYEEKRRRKGAAWHTGV
- a CDS encoding LytR/AlgR family response regulator transcription factor, with the translated sequence MSGQEVLAVLNVLIVDDEAPARERLRDLLGDVAATQPTRIVGMAANGHEALRFLTAQQVDLLLVDIRMPGMDGIELAQHVARLASPPRIVFVTAYDQYAVSAFDLNAIDYLLKPVRAQRLEAALAKVRASLPVAREALDRIAEPRRHFSVSERGRIALIPVTDVLFLKAELKYVTARTVEREYLLDESLVQLEQEFPERFVRIHRNCLIARAAVAGFERDEAAEHWLVKINGLDEKLAVSRRQWPTVRAALLGGAGDERP
- a CDS encoding sensor histidine kinase is translated as MASIRQKPKQSGPATRGNAVAPPDFRNLGVMLRGLLGVNLMGLVTVALRGVPGDALMREALAMAGLLELPLMLGLLLAYMLAPVIASQTYRKATMLLVAVGVVSVLATFPLLSSLAERADLWRWSLWAAGSGALLMAYFHWRAALATPALSEARVLALNARIRPHFFFNSLNGVLGVMRSDPRRAEQALESLADLFRSLMRENRDLVTVGDEIELANRYLDLERLRLGDRLKVVWDLRHCPLDAKVPPLMLQPLIENAVYHGIEPSPTPGEIQVRIAQRGRELVIEVDNPVQAETRQQQGNRMAQANIRERLMLFFDIEAQMDSGVKDGRYRVRICLPLRREGRA
- the argH gene encoding argininosuccinate lyase; this encodes MTERSQPSHAETGDAKAWSGRFNEPVSDLVKRFTASVFFDCRMAEQDIRGSLAHAKMLAKQNIIGAQDLADIERGMAQILDEIAAGKFEWSLDLEDVHLNIERRLTTLVGDAGKRLHTGRSRNDQVATDIRLWLRDAVDQAIELLGNFQRALCDLAEQHAATPMPGFTHLQVAQPVTFGHHLMAYVEMARRDAERLVDARRRVNRLPLGASALAGTSYPIDREFVARELGFEAVCENSLDAVSDRDFAIEFTAAAALVMTHLSRLSEELILWMSPRVGFIDLADRFCTGSSIMPQKKNPDVPELVRGKTGRVNGHLVGLLTLMKGQPLAYNKDNQEDKEPLFDTADTLIDSLRIFTDMVSGIRVKADAMRDALKQGFATATELADYLVKRGLPFRDAHEAVARAVREAETRGCDLPDLPLDVLRSFSNLVAEDVYQVLTVEGALAGRNHIGGTAPEQVRAAIARARNRLG
- a CDS encoding fructosamine kinase family protein, translating into MEASLAAAVEEAARGALGTAFRVTSAEPASGGTHRNWIVGSAARRVFVKTGAATNLALFDAEVDALSAIAATGAIRTPAIVASGASEAHAFLILEHLPLRPMQAADAPRCAAALAQLHSTVGEHYGWRRNNFIGQSPQDNSPRADWPAFFAHQRLAPQFAEAARRGYRGDLQNHGERIIDKIGAFFLERRPEPALLHGDLWAGNIAVTAEGEPVVFDPATYFGDREADFAMSELFGGLPERFYLSYMQAAPLAEGYPQRRTLYNLYHMLNHLNLFGASYLRQAERMARELSEYLRR
- a CDS encoding HPr-rel-A system PqqD family peptide chaperone, with the protein product MQDASPRWVSHHWPDGSVFYDRQTGATHALSPLAAEVLALPAAARYDAAQAADAIAGLLSLPCSPELTDNVSQALDQLRRIELI
- a CDS encoding HprK-related kinase A, translating into MIATLRVTDLNEADLSARLSGDGLWLTSGPLTLHIRSREPVVCKAVQTLYADHALAPNDFADFHVQVGRVSGLRAWIRPQVQFHLDGRTPFKPLPHAQSFAMLEWGINWCIATYCHQFLVIHAAVVERNGLAAILPAPPGSGKSTLTAALIQRGWRLCSDELTLLDPVDGRVVALARPVNLKNSSIDIIQQFEPSASFGPECPDTHKGRVAHLRPPRDSVARMHERALPRWIIFPQWEAGAALTMKPLPRAEGFIQLAENAFNYSMLGETGFRTLVDTVDRSDCIALRYSRLDEAIAAFDRLADEARP